The following are from one region of the Aspergillus luchuensis IFO 4308 DNA, chromosome 4, nearly complete sequence genome:
- a CDS encoding type 1 glutamine amidotransferase (COG:F;~EggNog:ENOG410PFRT;~InterPro:IPR029062,IPR017926;~MEROPS:MER0043475;~PFAM:PF00117) has product MSQSLRIAILECDTPIDPIKTKYGPYGDIFESHLKEGLRRINANVSLQLTKVNVVQPFVDYPKPEDFDAVLLTGSKHDSYKDEPWILTLTRFVQDCYLIHHKPVIGICFGHQIIARALGARVGPNVSGWEVAVESVDLTSAGKRLLGRDTLAIHMMHRDIVYEVPPGCVNLGATLICGIQGLYVPKRILCVQGHPEYNEFMVSELLKLRRGMLGEALYENAMARVGREHDGLVFAETMCRFALGILE; this is encoded by the exons ATGTCGCAATCCCTCCGCATAGCTATTCTCGAATGTGATACCCCCATCGACCCCATCAAAACCAAATACGGTCCCTACGGCGACATCTTCGAATCCCACCTCAAGGAAGGTCTCAGGCGCATCAACGCAAATGTCTCGCTCCAATTGACCAAGGTCAATGTGGTCCAACCATTCGTGGACTATCCCAAGCCAGAGGACTTTGATGCTGTCCTCTTAACTGGCAGCA AACATGACTCCTACAAAGATGAACCCTggatcctcaccctcaccagaTTTGTTCAAGACTGCTACCTCATCCATCATAAACCCGTAATTGGGATCTGCTTCGGCCACCAGATTATTGCGCGTGCGCTGGGAGCCCGCGTCGGTCCGAATGTATCGGGGTGGGAGGTTGCTGTTGAGTCGGTGGATCTGACGAGTGCTGGAAAACGACTTTTGGGGAGAGATACTTTG GCTATACATATGATGCACCGCGATATCGTATATGAGGTTCCGCCGGGATGTGTCAACCTGGGAGCAACTTTGATCTGTGGTATTCAGGGATTATATGTCCCCAAGCGCATTCTTTGTGTCCAGGGTCACCCGGAATATAATGAGTTTATGGTGTCGGAGTTGTTGAAGCTGAGGCGAGGTATGCTGGGAGAGGCGCTGTATGAGAATGCGATGGCGAGGGTGGGGAGAGAGCATGATGGGCTGGTATTTGCGGAGACAATGTGTCGGTTTGCTTTGGGAATACTAGAGTAA
- a CDS encoding aldehyde dehydrogenase family protein (COG:C;~EggNog:ENOG410PUWE;~InterPro:IPR015590,IPR029510,IPR016160,IPR016161, IPR016162,IPR016163;~PFAM:PF00171;~go_function: GO:0016491 - oxidoreductase activity [Evidence IEA];~go_function: GO:0016620 - oxidoreductase activity, acting on the aldehyde or oxo group of donors, NAD or NADP as acceptor [Evidence IEA];~go_process: GO:0055114 - oxidation-reduction process [Evidence IEA]), with the protein MSNAIRTLSPSTNKVIFEHPGLSLDEARQVAQASQDAFRTYKQTTLAQRKEIVLKALDLIAANKDTLAEELTTQMGRPIAFSAKEIETFRKRGDHILSIAEESLKSLPGTPENGFRRFLKKEPVGPTLIITAWNFPYLVTINALVPALLAGNTVLLRPSPQTPIFGERLLTYFTQAGLPPNVLQLVHVGSPDVLDQIVQLPQIQLISFTGSTSGGFRIREAVARRIVPVNLELGGNDPAYVRPDADIPYVAAQLVDGAVFNSGQSCCAVERVYVHADVHDKFVEEVQKELATYKLGSPHDKSTTTGPVVSKAALKNIQSHIDDALSKGAVNATPQNPSFENTPAEGNYQVPTVLTNVTHDMVVMREETFGPVMPIMKVSSDDEAVALMNDSDFGLTASVWTKDIAKGEELIERLDAGTVYINRCDYPSPDLAWIGWKNSGLGCTLGPEGFNAFYKLKSFHIKEQQA; encoded by the exons ATGTCAAACGCAATTCgcactctctctccctccaccaacAAGGTCATCTTCGAGCACCCTGGTCTCTCGCTCGACGAGGCCCGCCAGGTCGCTCAAGCCTCGCAAGATGCCTTCCGCACATACAAGCAGACCACGCTGGCTCAGCGCAAAGAAATCGTCCTCAAGGCTTTGGACTTGATCGCTGCCAACAAAGATACCCTCGCAGAAGAATTGACCACCCAGATGGGCCGTCCCATCGCCTTTAGCGCCAAAGAAATCGAGACATTCCGCAAGCGTGGAGACCACATCCTCAGCATCGCAGAGGAAAGCCTCAAGTCTCTCCCTGGCACGCCAGAGAACGGCTTCAGGCGATTCCTGAAGAAGGAGCCGGTCGGACCGACTCTGATCATCACCGCATGGAAC TTCCCCTACCTCGTCACCATCAACGCCCTCGTCCccgccctcctcgccggaAACACTgtcctcctccgcccgtCCCCTCAGACCCCCATCTTCGGCGAACGCCTCCTCACCTACTTCACCCAAGCCGGTCTCCCTCCCAATGTCCTCCAGCTCGTCCACGTCGGCTCCCCCGACGTGCTCGACCAGATCGTCCAACTCCCCCAGATCCAGCTCATCTCGTTCACCGGCTCTACTTCGGGCGGTTTCCGCATCCGCGAAGCAGTCGCTCGCAGAATCGTCCCCGTTAACCTCGAACTCGGCGGAAATGATCCCGCCTATGTCCGCCCCGATGCGGACATCCCCTACGTGGCTGCACAGCTTGTGGACGGCGCCGTCTTCAACTCGGGCCAGAGTTGCTGTGCTGTGGAGCGGGTGTACGTGCACGCAGACGTGCATGATAAgtttgtggaggaggtacAGAAGGAATTGGCTAC ATACAAGCTCGGTTCTCCCCACGAcaagtccaccaccaccggtcCGGTGGTCTCCAAGGCAGCACTCAAGAACATTCAGTCGCACATCGACGACGCCCTGTCCAAGGGTGCCGTCAACGCCACGCCCCAGAACCCCTCGTTCGAAAACACTCCTGCGGAGGGCAACTACCAGGTTCCTACTGTTCTGACTAACGTTACTCACGATATGGTTGTGATGAGAGAGGAGACGTTCGGCCCTGTCATGCCGATCATGAAGGTGTCTTCGGATGATGAGGCGGTCGCTTTGATGAATGACAGTGACTTTGGTCTTACGGCTAGTGTCTGGACCAAGGATATCgccaagggagaggagttgATTGAGCGGTTGGATGCGGGAACGGTGTACATCAACCGTTGCGACTACCCGAGTCCG GACCTCGCctggattggatggaagaACTCGGGTCTGGGATGTACATTGGGACCTGAGGGATTCAATGCGTTCTACAAGTTGAAGAGTTTCCACATcaaggagcagcaggcatAG
- a CDS encoding oxidoreductase, short-chain dehydrogenase/reductase family (COG:Q;~EggNog:ENOG410PUCA;~InterPro:IPR036291,IPR002347;~PFAM:PF08659,PF00106,PF13561;~go_process: GO:0055114 - oxidation-reduction process [Evidence IEA]), whose product MVGRLAGKNALVTGAAGGIGLETTILMLREGASVLMTDISGPGLEKALNKVNEVVPERSGKVETRVVDVSKEADVEAAVGHLDAWGGLDVIFNNAGIMHAKDGDSEETPEAIWDLTMNINVKGVWYGCKHAVKSLRKHGKKKGSIINTASMVALVGAATPQLAYTASKGAVLAMTRELAIVHAREGFRFNSLCPAPLNTPLLQDWLGDDKEKRFRREVHFPTGRFGEAIEQAHAVIFLASDESSFVNAADFVVDGGLTKAYVTPEGPATEGPKNLGQ is encoded by the exons ATGGTTGGACGACTTGCTGGAAAGAATGCGCTCGTTACTGGTGCTGCGGG AGGCATCGGTCTCgaaaccaccatcctcatgCTCCGCGAGGGCGCCTCCGTGCTGATGACCGACATCAGCGGCCCCGGACTCGAAAAGGCCCTGAACAAAGTGAACGAGGTCGTGCCCGAACGTTCCGGCAAGGTGGAGACTCGCGTTGTCGATGTCTCCAAGGAGGCTGATGTGGAAGCTGCCGTGGGACATCTGGATGCCTGGGGTGGATTGGATGTCATTTTCAACAACGCGGGTATTATGCATGCTAAGGATGGCGACTCGGAGGAGACTCCCGAGGCGATCTGGGACTTGACCATGAACATTAATGTCAAGGGTGTGTGGTATGGATGCAAGCATGCTGTCAAGAGTCTGAGGAAGcatggcaagaagaagggaagtatTATCAACACGGCCAGTATGGTGGCTTTGGTTGGTGCTGCTACGCCTCAGTTGGCGTATACGGCTAGTAAGGGTGCGGTGTTGGCTATGACTCGCGAGTTGGCGATCGTGCATGCTAGGGAGG gTTTCCGGTTCAACTCGTTGTGTCCCGCTCCGCTCAA CACCCCTCTTCTGCAGGACTGGCTCGGTGACGACAAGGAGAAGCGCTTCCGTCGTGAGGTTCACTTCCCGACCGGTCGTTTCGGAGAGGCCATCGAACAGGCCCACgccgtcatcttcctggctAGCGATGAGAGCAGCTTCGTCAACGCGGCTGACTTCGTCGTCGATGGTGGTCTGACCAAGGCGTATGTGACTCCTGAGGGTCCTGCCACTGAGGGCCCCAAGAACCTGGGTCAATAA
- a CDS encoding Zn(II)2Cys6 transcription factor (COG:S;~EggNog:ENOG410PM04;~InterPro:IPR036864,IPR021858,IPR001138;~PFAM:PF00172,PF11951;~TransMembrane:1 (o352-373i);~go_function: GO:0000981 - DNA-binding transcription factor activity, RNA polymerase II-specific [Evidence IEA];~go_function: GO:0008270 - zinc ion binding [Evidence IEA];~go_process: GO:0006355 - regulation of transcription, DNA-templated [Evidence IEA]) encodes MPPSRRPRTDPIVRVRTGCWACRRRKKKCDEAKPICGGCVRNKLTCQWPTIIPGQPKANNISFMPEEDGHQDRQPNEDEPPRQMSVNRETSSSIESRSTSPSSPEEILRESNSPEDTSRESPASGPLISMDLAPNPAIGNSQALGMSASVSNLLPRSLSMFPGHGPDSYQLLSHYLATTADCMANGSTPINPFLVQIVPLAFSSDLLLQLVLTQSAAHRAFRCHKESDEVAQKHYTSALQLFRKGVTDFIDGKESNPLMLTVGALVMCFTETAKGDMNGTIFDHLTAANSLLIRLLSQSDTAVPKDLKDFVIEYYTYTAAVSMISVDARVSTQLFLNFDLEQRARQLLQSEYVGNLCGCWLELLLLIPCIFDLGRQWMMHDGRPAMPTADDIAMFSSLQVQIMRWTPYASVSPEVFLAGRIFQQAMLLYLYTALGGFSRAENGMYQGLIETAITEAMTYLGQLSGTARINSGLCWPIAVVGSCLTNAEHQDSLRRRLTVMVNTFGLGNMQRTLLILEHMWQMPLDETGPWNICRAMQRNQIWISFA; translated from the exons ATGCCGCCTAGTAGACGGCCGCGTACCGACCCCATCGTCCGCGTCCGCACCGGTTGCTGGGCCTGCAGACGCCGCAAGAAGAAATGTGATGAAGCCAAACCCATCTGTGGGGGATGCGTGCGGAATAAGCTCACCTGCCAGTGGCCGACCATCATCCCAGGCCAACCCAAAGCCAACAATATCTCCTTCATGCCTGAAGAGGATGGCCATCAGGATCGACAGCCAAATGAAGATGAACCCCCTCGACAGATGAGCGTGAACCGGGAAACGTCCAGCTCGATCGAGTCCCGTTCtacctccccatcttccccggaGGAGATACTACGGGAGTCCAACTCCCCGGAAGATACGTCTCGAGAGTCTCCTGCATCAGGTCCCTTGATTTCAATGGATCTTGCCCCGAATCCTGCCATCGGCAACAGCCAAGCCCTGGGAATGTCTGCCTCCGTTAGCAATCTACTCCCCCGGAGCCTGTCCATGTTTCCCGGCCATGGACCTGATTCTTATCAGCTGTTGAGCCACTATTTGGCGACGACAGCCGACTGCATGGCCAACGGGTCTACCCCGATCAATCCATTTTTGGTTCAGATCGTGCCACTCGCTTTCAGCAGCGatcttctgctccagctGGTTCTGACGCAGAGTGCTGCCCATCGGGCGTTTCGATGTCACAAGGAGTCTGACGAGGTGGCACAGAAACACTACACGTCAGCCCTTCAGCTATTCCGAAAAGGCGTTACCGATTTTATTGACGGGAAAGAATCAAATCCGCTCATGCTGACGGTAGGGGCGTTGGTGATGTGCTTTACAGAG ACGGCCAAAGGCGATATGAACGGGACGATTTTCGACCATCTGACTGCTGCTAATTCTCTTCTCATTCGACTACTCTCACAAAGCGATACAGCGGTACCGAAAGATTTGAAAGACTTTGTTATCGAATATTACACCTACACTGCGGCCGTGAGCATGATCTCGGTTGATGCTCGTGTCAGTACCCAACTGTTCTTGAACTTTGACCTCGAACAGCGGGCGCGTCAGCTGCTGCAATCGGAATACGTGGGGAATCTATGCGGTTGCTGGCTggagttgctgctgctgatacCGTGTATTTTCGACTTAGGTCGACAGTGGATGATGCATGACGGCCGACCAGCTATGCCCACTGCAGATGATATTGCCATGTTCAGCTCGCTGCAGGTGCAAATCATGCGGTGGACACCATATGCCTCGGTCAGTCCGGAGGTATTCCTAGCAGGGCGGATCTTCCAGCAGGCAATGCTCCTTTACTTGTATACCGCGCTAGGCGGGTTCTCCCGGGCGGAGAACGGCATGTATCAGGGATTGATTGAGACCGCGATTACAGAGGCGATGACTTATCTAGGGCAGCTTTCTGGGACCGCGCGGATCAACTCTGGTCTCTGCTGGCCGATTGCCGTGGTGGGGTCGTGCTTAACCAATGCAGAACACCAGGATAGTCTACGCCGCCGGCTCACCGTTATGGTGAACACGTTTGGGCTCGGCAACATGCAGAGGACTCTACTCATACTGGAACACATGTGGCAGATGCCGCTGGACGAAACAGGCCCATGGAACATCTGCCGCGCCATGCAACGGAATCAAATATGGATATCGTTTGCCTAA
- a CDS encoding uncharacterized protein (COG:E;~EggNog:ENOG410PH2G;~InterPro:IPR026956,IPR029066,IPR042208,IPR001608;~PFAM:PF01168,PF14031) produces MDFPTRPPPSQESLQRYYIGKDIGSVPKPAVVLDVAIIKRHCASMLDAVKTLNVGFRAHVKTHKTPQVARLQVGEDKSIPANFVISTLLEGETLLPLVKELRATGRKVNVLYGIPLVPSQVPRLAALARELGEGSISVMIDHPDQVPYLTEFRELAGYAASVFLKVDSGYHRAGLPPSMLNKGGLIEKVIEGEREGKLVLLGVYSHNSLSYGGDTPEEVMGFLVQEITGCREALRKNKDLFTLPGGKGRELVVSVGATPQVVVVKKLLEEEGQLNEEARRLKSLLHEKDVDNKLSVKVELHAGVYPVLDMQQLGTNIHPTADADKEVGISVVAEVCSVYNDAERSKPEALVAAGSLALGREPCKSYPGWGVVGDWRREKGSSRLIVDRISQEHAIVAWEGGDGSAIPLKVGQTVRIYPNHACVTGAMYGWYLVVDSSRDGDGSTIVDVWPRPTGW; encoded by the exons ATGGACTTTCCAACCagaccaccaccctcccagGAATCCCTTCAACGCTACTACATTGGCAAAGACATTGGCTCGGTCCCCAAACCCGCCGTTGTCCTAGATGTAGCTATCATCAAGCGCCATTGCGCGTCCATGTTGGATGCAGTAAAGACTTTGAATGTGGGGTTTCGTGCGCATGTCAAGACACACAAA ACACCCCAAGTCGCTCGTCTCCAAGTCGGGGAGGACAAATCTATACCCGCAAATTTTGTCATCTCGACCCTTCTGGAAGGGGAAACTCTGCTCCCATTAGTCAAGGAACTACGAGCCACCGGACGAAAGGTCAATGTCCTTTACGGCATACCTCTTGTGCCTTCTCAGGTTCCCAGGTTGGCTGCACTAGCGCGCGAACTAGGCGAGGGGAGTATTTCCGTCATGATTGATCATCCTGATCAGGTCCCGTATCTGACCGAGTTTCGGGAACTGGCGGGCTATGCGGCGTCGGTGTTTCTCAAGGTGGATTCGGGGTATCATCGGGCGGGACTCCCGCCTTCCATGCTGAATAAGGGGGGTTTGATCGAGAAGGTGATtgaaggagagagggaggggaagttggtTCTGTTGGGGGTTTACTCACATAACAGTTTGAGTTACGGGGGAGATACGCCAGAGGAGGTAATGGGATTCTTGGTGCAAGAGATCACCGGGTGTCGGGAGGCATTGAGGAAGAATAAGGACTTGTTCACATTGCCTGGTGGTAAGGGGAGGGAATTGGTGGTCAGTGTTGGGGCTACGCCGcaggtggttgtggtgaagAAGTTacttgaggaggaggggcaaCTGAATGAGGAGGCGAGGCGGTTGAAGAGCTTATTGCATGAGAAGGATGTGGATAATAAGTTGTCCGTCAAAGTTGAGCTCCATGCGGGTGTCTACCCGGTTTTGGATATGCAGCAATTGGGCACCAATATCCATCCCACTGCGGATGCGGACAAAGAGGTTGGCATTTCAGTGGTGGCGGAGGTCTGCAGTGTGTATAATGATGCTGAGCGATCGAAACCCGAGGCTTTGGTGGCTGCTGGGTCGCTGGCTTTGGGGAGGGAGCCGTGCAAGTCGTATCCGGGATGGGGAGTGGTTGGGGATTGGAGACGAGAGAAGGGGTCGTCGCGGTTGATTGTCGATCGGATCAGCCAGGAACATGCGATTGTTGcctgggaaggaggagatggctcTGCAATTCCGCTCAAGGTCGGACAGACCGTCAGGATATATCCGAATCATGCGTGTGTGACGGGGGCTATGTATGGGTGGTATCTGGTGGTGGATTCGAGtcgggatggggatggatcGACGATTGTGGATGTTTGGCCGAGACCGACGGGGTGGTGA